A single Triticum dicoccoides isolate Atlit2015 ecotype Zavitan chromosome 2A, WEW_v2.0, whole genome shotgun sequence DNA region contains:
- the LOC119358084 gene encoding histone H4-like produces the protein MPPSPPRHRSAPPASHRIPPSDRNPTAQLQHPTDRPSREQRPPASNSRKFRGFPRNPSPYKAVTSDSPIHPKLQHPHESFFSQTKTNPATMSGRGKGGKGLGKGGAKRHRKVLRDNIQGITKPAIRRLARRGGVKRISGLIYEETRGVLKIFLENVIRDAVTYTEHARRKTVTAMDVVYALKRQGRTLYGFGG, from the coding sequence ATGCCCCCATCTccgccacgtcaccgatccgcacCACCAGCCTCCCACCGCATCCCACCTTCCGATCGCAATCCAACGGCCCAACTCCAGCATCCCACGGATCGACCCAGCAGAGAGCAGAGACCTCCCGCCTCCAACTCCCGAAAATTTCGGGGCTTCCCTCGCAACCCCAGCCCATATAAAGCCGTCACCTCCGATTCCCCAATCCATCCCAAGCTTCAACATCCACACGAGTCCTTCTTCTCTCAAACAAAAACAAATCCAGCGACGATGTCTGGGCGCGGCAAGGGCGGCAAGGGGCTGGGAAAGGGCGGCGCCAAGCGCCACCGGAAGGTCCTCCGCGACAACATCCagggcatcaccaagccggcgatcCGGAGGCTGGCCAGGAGGGGCGGCGTGAAGCGCATCTCCGgcctcatctacgaggagacccgCGGCGTCCtcaagatcttcctcgagaacgTCATACGCGACGCCGTCACCTACACGGAGCACGCCCGCCGCAAGACCGTCACCGCCATGGACGTCGTCTATGCCCTCAAGCGCCAGGGCCGCACCCTCTACGGCTTCGGAGGCTAG